The following coding sequences lie in one Drosophila sulfurigaster albostrigata strain 15112-1811.04 chromosome 2R, ASM2355843v2, whole genome shotgun sequence genomic window:
- the LOC133836535 gene encoding protein CLEC16A homolog isoform X3: protein MFRSRSWFGGPWGGRPKNRLSLEHLKYLYSILEKNTTVSESNRGLLVESLRCIAEILIWGDQHDSLVFDFFLEKNMLSYFLHIMRQKSGGSSFVCVQLLQTLNILFENIRNETSLYYLLSNNHVNSIMVHKFDFSDEDVMGYYILFLKTLSLKLNTHTIHFFYNEHTNDFPLYTEAIKFFNHPESMVRIAVRTISLNVYKVQNDSMLRFIRDKTAAPYFSNLVWFIGKHILELDTCVRTDIDHQSNQKLSNLVAEHLDHLHYLSDILLLDIKDLNAVLTEHLLHKLFVPLYIFSLTPAPPPPSLAVVTQNLAAVLNRNVDIDIQEMHNPRVSSIVALYLLSLVFLVVTHAPLVHALAWVILNGDHSVFKEGAAEILNSYVEHREVVVPGFGEPHESLEQALDTVIGHTQSTSASSGTDAVSEDSGVESTPATSASPINRHIETVAEAAATRLRNITDEEKQRLQQTTSTTAQQGYAELAKPFLDTVLQALDCTENDYLALLSLCLIYAMSHNRDSARLSKLTLLSSVSLTFHALILTLGLLSILINVCVHYNQMA, encoded by the exons ATGTTTCGCAGTCGAAGCTGGTTCGGCGGCCCTTGGGGTGGACGCCCCAAAAATCGTCTGTCGTTGGAGCACCTGAAGTACCTGTATAGCATTTTGGAGAAGAACACCACGGTGTCGGAAAGCAATCGTGGGCTGCTGGTTGAATCACTGCGCTGCATTGCCGAGATACTCATCTGGGGCGATCAACATGATTCGCTGGTCTTTGA TTTCTTCTTGGAGAAGAATATGCTTTCGTATTTCCTGCACATTATGCGTCAGAAGAGCGGCGGTTCCAGTTTTGTTTGCGTTCAGCTACTGCAGACTCTTAACATACTCTTCGAGAACATACGCAATGAGACTTCCTTAT ATTACTTGCTGAGCAATAACCATGTCAACTCCATTATGGTGCACAAGTTCGATTTCTCAGACGAGGATGTTATGGGCTATTACATACTCTTTCTAAAGACATTGAGTCTTAagctcaacacacacactatacACTTTTTCTACAATGAG CACACGAATGACTTTCCACTCTACACGGAGGCAATAAAATTCTTCAATCATCCTGAGTCCATGGTGCGAATTGCGGTGCGCACAATATCCTTAAACGTCTACAAGGTGCAAAATGATAGCATGTTGCGTTTTATTCGCGATAA AACTGCTGCGCCGTATTTTAGCAACTTGGTCTGGTTTATCGGCAAACACATCCTGGAGCTGGATACCTGTGTGCGCACTGATATCGA TCACCAGTCGAACCAAAAACTCTCCAATTTGGTGGCCGAACATCTCGATCATTTGCATTATTTGAGTGATATATTACTGCTGGACATCAAGGATCTGAATGCTGTGCTCACCGAACATCTACTGCATAAGCTTTTTGTAcctttgtatatattttcgcTTACACCAGCGCCTCCTCCGCCCTCGCTCGCCGTCGTCACACAGAATTTAGCTGCTGTGTTGAATCGCAATGTGGATATTGATATCCAGGAGATGCACAATCCACGAGTGAGTTCTATTGTCGCACTCTACCTTCTATCGCTAGTTTTTCTGGTCGTAACACATGCGCCGCTGGTTCATGCTTTGGCCTGGGTGATACTCAATGGAGATCACAGCGTTTTCAAGGAGGGTGCGGCCGAGATACTCAACTCGTATGTCGAACATCGCGAGGTGGTTGTGCCTGGCTTTGGGGAGCCACACGAGAGTCTTGAACAGGCGCTGGACACCGTAATTGGCCACACGCAAAGCACAAGCGCAAGTTCTGGTACTGATGCGGTTAGCGAAGATAGCGGCGTTGAATCAACGCCAGCCACATCAGCATCGCCGATCAACAGGCACATTGAAACCGTTGCTGAGGCGGCAGCCACAAGACTGCGCAACATTACCGACGAGGAGAAGCAGCGACTTCAGCAGACGACCTCAACAACAGCGCAGCAGGGCTACGCAGAGTTGGCCAAACCGTTTCTGGACACTGTGCTCCAAGCGCTCGATTGCACAGAGAATGATTACTTGGCGTTGTTATCGCTGTGCCTCATCTATGCCATGTCGCACAATCGAG ATTCAGCTCGATTATCCAAGCTAACTCTGCTctcctctgtctctctcacaTTTCACGCTCTCATTTTAACGCTTGGTCTTTTGTCcatattaataaatgtgtgtgtacattATAATCAGATG GCATGA
- the LOC133836541 gene encoding tetratricopeptide repeat protein 1, with protein sequence MTEKTSSEDEFHDALSEPNPSVKKVSTTAPENEKLIEDIIKKNSDLRLDADDDDEEGAAGGKSDVDDDDKKEILQPDGELSIEELQEQEKGLSSEALDANKEKAAKLKLEGNEFFKNEEALRAVEVYTEALNICPSANSKERAVLFGNRAAAKMKLSSNKSAIDDCTKAIELYPEYVRALLRRAKLYEGEDRLDEALTDYKSVYEIDPGQREAREAKMRLPPLINERNEKLKTEMMSSLKDLGNMILKPFGLSTANFQMQQDPNSGSYSINFNQKNNS encoded by the exons ATGACAGAAAAAACAAGTAGCGAAGACGAGTTCCATGATGCGCTCAGCGAACCAAATCCATCCGTAAAAAAAGTTTCAACAACAGCGCCagaaaatgagaaattaaTCGAGGACATCATAAAGAAGAACAGCGATTTACGACTAGACGcggatgacgatgatgaggagGGTGCTGCTGGTGGCAAAAGtgacgtcgacgacgatgataaaaaggaaattttaCAACCCGATGGCGAGTTAAGCATTGAAGAATTACAGGAGCAAGAAAAAGGTTTGAGTTCCGAGGCGTTGGATGCGAATAAAGAAAAGGCAGCGAAACTAAAACTGGAGGGAAATGAATTCTTTAAGAATGAGGAGGCGTTGCGCGCTGTGGAAGTTTATACGGAAGCACTCAACATTTGTCCTtcagcaaacagcaaagaaCGTGCCGTGTTATTTGGCAATCGGGCTGCAGCCAAAATGAAGCTATCATCGAATAAATCGGCCATTGACGATTGCACCAAAGCCATTGAACTCTATCCTGAATATGTGCGGGCGTTATTAAG GCGCGCAAAGCTTTATGAAGGTGAAGATAGACTGGACGAAGCTTTGACGGATTACAAGAGCGTCTATGAAATTGATCCAGGACAGCGGGAAGCTCGTGAAGCAAAAATGCGACTACCACCTCTGATCAATGAGCGCAATGAGAAGCTCAAAACCGAAATGATGTCCAGCCTAAAGGATTTGGGCAACATGATATTGAAACCATTTGGTTTGTCCACTGCGAATTTTCAAATGCAACAGGATCCCAATTCCGGTTCATATTCcattaattttaatcagaAGAATAATAGTTAG